Proteins from one Branchiostoma floridae strain S238N-H82 unplaced genomic scaffold, Bfl_VNyyK Sc7u5tJ_1152, whole genome shotgun sequence genomic window:
- the LOC118407276 gene encoding flavin-containing monooxygenase FMO GS-OX5-like → MVLRVAVIGAGPAGLCAARFLSAEPERYLPTVYEQTAAVGGTWVYTDRTGTGEHGLPVHSSMYKNLRTNLPKEAMVFQDFPYDSGLPSYLPHEEVLRYLEKYAKHFGLHQYIQVSFELLTVTSFKVTAPDSPSTEQFDAVMVCNGGRYSVPYIPAVPSIDQFQGGTMHSHEYRVPEPFRGRNVIIMGALASGVDICVELAQVAEHVVISHSNPPTVEIHNLPANVTQAPRVECIVGPNTVRFQDGQVFNADDIVYCTGYSLSLPFLTPECGITINEGRAYPLYKHVINTTYPTMSFVGLTHHATSFSLFQLEVKLALGALDGSLRLPSKAVMDQEIDKDFKTRVEAGLVPRQAHDVFPLYLSHITELAKVTRQPDPLGQTSMAIDSFLRLFSDPQHFRNAEYKVTGQETWEMVPQQTDRQKQSTAK, encoded by the exons ATGGTGCTTCGTGTGGCTGTAATCGGCGCGGGCCCGGCCGGCCTGTGCGCGGCTCGCTTTCTGTCTGCGGAACCTGAGCGCTACCTGCCGACCGTGTACGAGCAGACAGCGGCGGTGGGCGGGACCTGGGTGTACACGGACAGGACTGGGACGGGCGAGCACGGACTTCCTGTTCACTCCAGCATGTACAAAAACCTAAG AACAAATCTTCCCAAAGAGGCGATGGTCTTCCAAGACTTTCCTTACGACAGTGGTTTGCCATCTTACCTTCCCCATGAGGAGGTGCTTCGCTACCTAGAGAAGTACGCAAAACACTTCGGACTTCACCAGTATATACAGGTATCCTTTGAATTGCTTACT GTCACGTCATTCAAGGTCACGGCTCCAGACAGCCCAAGCACGGAACAGTTTGATGCAGTCATGGTGTGTAATGGCGG GAGATATTCCGTCCCGTACATTCCGGCCGTCCCCAGTATAGACCAATTCCAGGGCGGGACCATGCACAGCCATGAGTACCGGGTACCAGAACCGTTCCGTGGGAGAAACGTCATCATCATGGGAGCCTTGGCTTCAGGCGTCGACATCTGTGTTGAGCTCGCTCAGGTCGCCGAACATGTCGTCATCAGTCATTCTAACCCACCCACCGTGGAAATACATAACCTGCCTGCAAATGTTACGCAAGCCCCTAGAGTAGAGTGTATCGTGGGTCCTAACACCGTTAGGTTTCAGGACGGGCAAGTGTTTAATGCAGACGACATCGTCTACTGTACAGGTTATAGCCTCAGCTTACCCTTCCTTACTCCTGAATGTGGTATCACTATCAACGAAGGCAGAGCTTACCCACTGTACAAGCATGTTATTAACACCACTTACCCTACTATGTCATTTGTAGGGCTCACACATCATGCCACATCATTCTCTTTATTTCAGcttgaagtcaagcttgctttGGGGGCCTTGGATGGTAGCCTTCGTCTTCCCTCTAAGGCAGTCATGGATCAAGAAATTGACAAAGACTTTAAAACACGTGTAGAGGCAGGCTTAGTTCCACGCCAGGCCCATGATGTATTCCCCCTTTATTTGTCACATATCACCGAGCTAGCCAAGGTGACCCGCCAGCCTGACCCTCTGGGCCAGACTTCTATGGCTATAGACTCCTTCCTGCGTCTGTTTTCTGATCCTCAGCACTTCAGAAATGCAGAATATAAGGTAACAGGACAGGAGACATGGgaaatggttcctcaacaaacTGATAGACAGAAGCAGTCAACCGCAAAGTAA
- the LOC118407277 gene encoding 2,5-dichloro-2,5-cyclohexadiene-1,4-diol dehydrogenase-like: protein MDVNVKGVWLCLKYEIAQMLQQEPVVSDPARWANKPDLCRFRGVRGSIVNASSRAGLVSVPNISASYCVSKFAIMGLTQTAAMEYAKEGICVNAVCPAITATPMTYRTLEKAPPGFEKTLALTHPAGLIAAPK from the coding sequence ATGGACGTGAACGTGAAGGGCGTGTGGCTGTGTCTGAAGTACGAGATCGCCCAGATGCTACAGCAGGAGCCCGTCGTGAGCGACCCGGCTAGATGGGCCAACAAGCCGGACTTGTGCCGCTTCCGCGGGGTGCGGGGAAGTATCGTCAACGCTAGCAGCCGGGCGGGTCTTGTATCCGTCCCTAACATCAGTGCTTCCTACTGCGTGTCCAAGTTTGCCATCATGGGTCTCACTCAAACCGCAGCGATGGAGTACGCCAAGGAAGGGATATGCGTGAACGCCGTCTGCCCTGCTATCACCGCCACTCCTATGACGTACCGCACCTTGGAAAAGGCGCCGCCTGGTTTTGAGAAGACGCTGGCTTTGACTCACCCTGCTGGCCTTATAGCAGCACCGAAGTAG